Genomic DNA from Hordeum vulgare subsp. vulgare chromosome 2H, MorexV3_pseudomolecules_assembly, whole genome shotgun sequence:
CTAACTTGATACACAAGTATCCTATCTACATACAATATCTCAATTGGTTTAACAACTTAAAGTAAGCGTTACACCCGGCCTCTGTGTAACTAACATGCACACACTTAAATATTTGTTTGTCACGCTCCAgtcagaaaaacaaaacaaataagagAACGACGCGATGGGCTGGACGACCACTAACTTCTGCTGATGTTGCAGCTTTCCAAGTTTAAAATGTCGTCCGACTTATAAATTTTGCAATGGGTCAACTATGGCCGCTTAAGATTCTCCAGCGAGCGCACCATAATATTTATTACTATATTCTTTGCTCCCTTTTTAATTGTGAATCACGCAATAGCCCCAAGACACCATAATCTTTTGACGATCTCCTAAGCTGATGTTCTAATTTCTCGTCTTTTTTATGGGATGGCTTGGTAGCAACACATGGGAATTGTGCTAGTCATTCTAACGTTTCAGCGTATGATTTCTACTGATAGCCAGTATGGCTTTTCTATTTCTCTTTGAAGCACACAAATTCTTGCACGAAATAACAGGCACTAACACAAACCGACTCTATCTGCAGATTCCAAGCTATATTCTGATGTGCCCTTTTTGAGCAGTGAAATTCTGTGGATTAACTGGCATAGAGAATAATGGCAGAGGGTGTGATTCTTTTAACGGTGACGAAGATTGGCACTGCTCTGGGAAATGAAGTGATAAACAAAGCTAGTTCGCTGTTCAGAAACTTCAAAGCACAGCTAGCAGAACTCCAAGGTGGAATGAGCCGTATTAGTTGCGAGCTCAGGCTGATGCATGAGTTTCTTTGTAGAATGGATGTACGCAATCGGAAGGACCAAGCATATGAAATTTGGATGGAGGAAGTGAGGAAAGTAGCACACCGGATTGAGGACATAGTAGATGAGTATCTACACCTGGTAGGGCCGAAACATGTCATTGGATGGAGGTTTTATCTGACCAAAGGATTCAAGCAACCAGAAGCTTTGCTTTCTCTAAACCGGATAGTCTCCCTGATAAAGGAAGCAGAGGCCAGCCTTGTGCACCTATTCCAAGTAAAAGACCGATGGGTTCCAGTGCCAAACAATGGCTCTGCTGATAACTCTGCCTTTATTGTTGAGAGGTCCCAACATCTTGCAAGCACCTCTCGTTCTATCAGCGAAGATCTTGTGGGGGTCGAcgaaaacagaaaaaaactaCAGGACTGGCTAGGTGATCATGTGAAGGACTGCTCTGTAGTAGTACTGAGTGGCATGGGAGGCCTTGGCAAAACTGCTCTAGCTGCAAATGTGTATAAAGGGGAGAGGAAAAATTATGACTGCCATGCATGGATCTCTGTCTCACAAACATATTCGCAAAAGGATCTCTTGAGGAAACTATTTATGGACCTTCTTCATGGTGAGGCAATTGCTCCGGTCGACATCGATACAATGGACATTCCCGGAATTCAAGATGAACTAAGGAAGTTTCTAGCGCAAAAGTACCTGATTGTGCTGGACGATGTCTGGAAACAGGAATCATTCAGTGATTTGTTAGGAGCATTTGCCCCATATACTAAAGGAAGCAGCATAGTGATCACGACACGCAGTGCGGATGTAGCTAGGCTGGCTTCTGAAGGACGTGAACTTAAAATTGAATGTTTACCAGATGACAAGGCACAGGAACTCTTCCATAGGAAAGCTTTTCGGAGGGAGGAAGATTATAAATGCCCTACAGAGCTGAAGTACCACTCAGAGCAGATTGTGGCAAAGTGTAAAGGCTTGCCTCTTGCTATTGTGTCGGTTGGAAGTCTCTTGTTTGTGCGCGAGAAGAATCCGACAGAATGGAAACGGATCCACGACCAGCTAGGTTGGGAGCTGGGGTATAACCCagggcttgatcatgtgaggaataTTTTGCATCTGAGCTTCATATACCTTCCGACGTACCTGAAGAGTTGTTTTCTGTATTGTGCCTTGTTTCCAGAGGACTACATTCTTCACAGGAAGGTGCTCATCAGACTATGGATCGCAGAGGGGTTCATTGAGGAAAGGGGTGATAGTACATTGGAAGAAGTGGCAGAAGGCTATTTGAATGAGCTTGTCCACAGAAATATGCTGCAGCCCGAGGAATGCAACTCATTTCGCAGAATAAGATCTt
This window encodes:
- the LOC123429265 gene encoding disease resistance protein RPM1-like, yielding MAEGVILLTVTKIGTALGNEVINKASSLFRNFKAQLAELQGGMSRISCELRLMHEFLCRMDVRNRKDQAYEIWMEEVRKVAHRIEDIVDEYLHLVGPKHVIGWRFYLTKGFKQPEALLSLNRIVSLIKEAEASLVHLFQVKDRWVPVPNNGSADNSAFIVERSQHLASTSRSISEDLVGVDENRKKLQDWLGDHVKDCSVVVLSGMGGLGKTALAANVYKGERKNYDCHAWISVSQTYSQKDLLRKLFMDLLHGEAIAPVDIDTMDIPGIQDELRKFLAQKYLIVLDDVWKQESFSDLLGAFAPYTKGSSIVITTRSADVARLASEGRELKIECLPDDKAQELFHRKAFRREEDYKCPTELKYHSEQIVAKCKGLPLAIVSVGSLLFVREKNPTEWKRIHDQLGWELGYNPGLDHVRNILHLSFIYLPTYLKSCFLYCALFPEDYILHRKVLIRLWIAEGFIEERGDSTLEEVAEGYLNELVHRNMLQPEECNSFRRIRSCKMHDIVRQLAIDLSRKESFGLAYEYGNHGILDTNTRRLAVSKCRNDIWLHLQLPRLRSCIIFDEAMPSSRILDSVADKSKYIVVLELRGLSVEKVPSAVGYLFNLCYLGLRDSKVKILPKSIEKLSKLLTLDIVNNMIQELPHGIVKLKNLRHLLREL